The genomic DNA gtggccaagttggcaacactgttCGGACTGTGGCAGATTCACTATTTACATGCAGAATTTGCAAGAACAAACACTAAATGCATCTTCAAAGAGGAAATTTACTTATTTTGCCAGTACTGCAAAACGGTAATTCTGATACATGCAATGACTATCcattatgactttttatttttatgtaggtgtcacaaggtgacgatctttttttctttggggcggaaccaaaattatggaagtttggttccgcccggaagtgtttccgcccggaccggaaaAGACGAACACCGGACTTCCGGTAAGTGCCGCGAGCAGGAAATCGGCGAATTCGATGCACCTGTGCCTAGTTGGGGACAGCGGTTAGTGATTGGAAGATACGCTAAACAAGGCAGTACTTAAGGCCAAGTTTATTCACAGTCTAGAGACCTTTTGGGTGTGTGGAAGCGCTGTGTTGTGGCCGCTGGTGCGCTGTTTGTGGCTGcctaaactctctctctctctcaggctgGAACTATTGATTGTGAAGTCATCGCGAACCTTAAAGGTTGTGAGGAGAACGAACACATGACGGATTGAGACGAAGTGAAAAAGGGGATTGAAACGGCATCGCTGTGAGTACCTAGATCTAGCTGCAAGTGTCTTGTGTATTAACCTGGCTTATGTTAACTCCCTCCAGGAGAAGGAGGACGGCCCTACCCCTCATAGagagtggtgggtgagccgaggaaATACTTACCGAAGCAGACACAACAACGACACCACTAGCTGGGCCGCATATTTCCATCGCCATATCTGAACTAAGCGAAGTGAGGGAAGACGGGCGCCTTTTTTGTACACTtggagtggtgggtgagtctttgtgctgtggaaacctttatttttgacgtggtgctgtatattgctgtgggttgccgtgtattgctgtgtgtcttgtcagatcAACCCCCGCCTTCACGCACTTCGTTAAGAGAAGACAAAGAGGCTGCTGGCTTTAGCTCAGTTCAACACAGCATACGTTGTGAGCGTGCTTCGGGCCTCCAGAAACAGTATGGTGCCCAGAAACGATTTTCCCCCGTCTAGACCTCAGGCGGATGTGAAAAGTGGCGGTGAAGAGCCGAGGAAACAGCAGAGGTGTGAGTACGATTTGGGGCTATTATTGCTGACATTTTCTATTGCATAAACATTGTtgttgcagagagagaggtgaCGTAAATCCATCGTCCCGtggcctctacaaaggggcgcccctgtccagagttCGAACGCCTGATGGTAACGAGGAAAGGGCAgtgctcggcccggtgagacgttgGGATATTCCACCCCTCTGCCACCATCTAGCGGTCGTGAGGGTTCGCCCCCGACGCCACCTAGGAACTACCTACCCCATCGCACGTCGTGCCGATGCTGTAAGTCCGCCACTGCTGCCTGTGTGCCTATTAAATCTCTTACGCTGTCGATCCATAGAGACGGAGCATGCACTGTATCCGGTAGACTTGTGGGGAAGAATCTGAGGAGGAACCGAgcaaaacctgtacttacggtatgCTGAGTCCAGTCGAAAGGTGAGAGCCATTTCAAAGCAAATtaactgtgcttctgtgtccaagCCGATACCTGTGGGAAGAAGAGGAGAGAGAGCGAATATTCTGAGGAGAAACCGAGCAAagaacctgtacttacggtacgctgagtCCAGTCGAAAGGTGAGAGCCATCGTAAAGCAAACtaactgtgcttctgtgtccaagtcgatacctgtgggaagaagaggagagagagtgaatatTCTGAGGAGAAACTGAGCAAagaacctgtacttacggtacgctgagtCCAgtcgagaggtgagagccatcctAAAGCAAACtaactgtgcttctgtgtccaagttgatacctgtggagagaagaggagaaagAGTGAATATTCTGAGGAGAAGCCGAgcaaaacctgtacttacggtacgctgagtCCAGTTGAAAGGTGAGAGCCATCTTAAAGCAAGCTAACGGTGCTTCTGTGTCCAAGtcgatacctgtggagagaaggAAAGGAGTAGTGAGTAACCTGACGAAAATTGTGTAACTACAAGGGAGAGCCTCCCCGAGAAAGATTCAGGTACGCGACCAATATAATAATCCCCCACACTCATACTGGTtctgattctgcctccaggaggaagaaggagcgcgccacggattaTTAAGGCCAGGCCGGAGCCTGAGTCCCACGTCCCGGACCCCCGTTGGCCCCTTGCTTCCCGTCATCCCCTGGCTGAggcccacctggagggcagagctaGATTTAGTTTTAATCCCCTTTCCCCATTccccaaaacattttaaatatttaaattcaataaagattgttttatacttacctgttctcgtgttgtttggtcattgggttggctttggggacctcctcgaggtggaagttgagaaggggcgtggctttagcctaGAACAGCCAGCCCCTGGCCGTGACATAGGCTacacaataataatcttttacattgtcatgctttcatttttaatatttggcATGTTTGTGTACACGTGTTGTGCACCCGCCTATACCGTGCTAACGTgagctttaaataaaaaactatattccGCTACAATACCACAATTGTATTGTTACAATTGTTAAAATTGTTCAACTAATAATAAAAACAGGTGTGTATCACAAAGCACCCTTGTGGCTATAAACTTTCCAGTCAAACTTGTAAGACTTGTAAGACTctaaaaactgtaaaacaacAAGCAGAGGTGAGAtttgaatattttcatgtttaaaaaCAGAATCAAATGAAAACACTGCAGTGTGTGACACATCATGACAGTGTgtgatgtttaaaaaaaataagaaaccttttgGGACAAACCTTGTTCCTGTTTTATCAATTTTAGGTGCTTACTCCTTTTTAAGTTTAGTACTGCTTAACTTACCAAGTTTGTCCTTTCAGGAGTGTTCATTGTACAAAGGTGACAGCTATGTGTTTGACAATCACAGAATGTGcgtgtttttttactttaattgtaATATTCTATGTGTAATATTTTTAGGAATGTCTTGTATTCAGTATGGAAGGGATTTGGGGCAAGGTGATtattgtgatttaaaaaaaataactatttGTTACCTATGATTGTCAAACACATTTTGCTTAGTTTGATATTTGTATGTGAAAACATTACAGACTATAGTGCAACATTACAACTGTTTGTTTTGTGCTTGTTTTGTATGATTAACCCAGAATCAAagattttgcattttttatgtatgtattCTCACATAAATGGTAAGAATTCACAAAAATTTGCTAAAAGAAAGAACATTTTAAACAGTTAAGATTTTTTGTAATGTTGCATTTTATCTTGTTGTTTTCATGACTATTGTTCTTCACATAACCTGTCACGTGCACAGcttttaacaaataaacaataaacaagtCAGACTAGGATCTATATTTGCTTATTGTTTCTATGGTGAgcagtaaaaatgaaagtaaatggtATGGGTTGGTCTCTGGTTAAATTTTTGTTCAGTAGGAGCTTTGAGTCCACACACTGCTTTTACTGAGAAACAAACACTTCACAATCAATCTTCTGATCTTAAAGTGTCACTTGTTCTGAAGGTAAGAATGTACATTTTTGTTCTCATATCGCAACGCATACACAAATGTTTATCACTTTATCAAAAATGGTgtaaaatataacaataatccCAATGTCCTTTTTAGATGGCTACATGCGATGATATTAAGAAAGTTACACAGAAGGAGGTGAAAGATGTTCAGAATACTACTCCAGATATTTCATCAGCAGAAAACACAACTGAACTTGAAAAAGAGTATGATATCATTAAACCAGAAGAACTGGAGGAAATTAAAGAGACCATATCCACTCTGAATCTGCCAACAGCAATTCTAAAACTCAAGAATTTTGTTGATCAGGGAGAGCGTGTCGAGTTAAATATTGCTGTGACGGGAGAGTCTGGTTCTGGAAAGTCTACATTTGTCAATGCTTTCAGGGGTTTAGGGGATGAAGATGAGGGCTCTGCCAAAACAGGTGTAGTGGAGACCACCATGGAAACTGAGGTTTACCTTcatccaaaatacaaaaatgttaaagtgTGGGATCTTCCTGGAATAGGAACACCAAACTTCAAAGCCGATGTGTACCTTGAGCAAGTCAAGTTTGAACGCTATGATTTTTTCATCATCATTGCTTCAGATCGTTTCCGAGAATGCCACGCCCAGCTGGCCAAAGCGATTATGAAAATGGAAAAGAAGTTTTACTTTGTTCGTTCTAAGATTGATGCAAACATTGCTGCTGAAGGGAGGAAAAAAAGCTTTAATCTGcaaaaaacactaaatgttattcGGGAGGACTGTAAAAAAGGTAAATGTATGCTAGACTgtatttacacaaaaaaatgcttggttatatttcaacccagcattgggtcaaaaagagacaaacccaACCCGCTGGGTTGTAATATAATGATGgtttgttttaaatcaaaatgctggattatttGAACTCAGCTGGGTTTGTAACTTTTTgagtgtgaatgtgtgtgtctgtggttatataaataaatataagtaTATATCATATACACATATTCATTACAAAATTTGTATCTTTTCCAGAGATGAAAAACATTGGTTTTGATTCTCCCCAAATTTTCTTGATTTCTTGCTTTGATCTGGGCAAGTATGATTTCAATCGGTTGCAGGAGACAATGGAGAAAGATCTTTCCAAGCATAAGAGACGTGTGCTAATGTTGGCTATACCAAATATCACACTGGAGATAAATGAGAAAAAGAAGAAAGCACTAGAATATGACATTGTCAAAGTATCAATCCTGTCTGCTTGTGTGGCTGCAGTTCCTGTTCCTGGTCTTTCATTTGGGGTAGATTTATTGATTGTAAACAATGAAATAGAAAAGTACTACAGTGCTTTTGGTCTGGATGATTCATCCCTGCAGATGCTCTGTGAAAGATCTGGAAAGACCATAGAGGAACTTAAGAGTGTAATGAAGTCACCACTGCATCGCGGGATAAACCCAACTACAATCTTAAGCTTGCTGACTGCGGCATCCCTGTATGCATCAGAAAGTGCAGTTGAATATGCCTGCAGTCTCATACCTGTATTTGGCACTATGGTGGCTGGAGGAATGTCTTATCTGACTGTATCAAGAATGCTAAGAAAAACTCTGCATGAGTTAGCTGAAGATGCCAGGAATGTGCTGATAACTGCACTGCAGACTGAAGTGGATTGAAATGGCAAAAACTGTCATATTTTGCAAAACATATACTCTGCAGCACCACAATGcgaaatgtattttaatacactttaaaaatgctttttagcTATTTGATTAAGAataattataccacgggtctgttgcatgctgcattctgattggctgagaaatgttctatgggtgttgattatttttctgtaaaccgcacacctatcttttcaaatgtcttaaaaataggcaccagagcaatgtttgtggtaaccgtggtataagcggaataattgactccggtcctttgaattatttgaaaataatgcacacctgcggtgtaacggcactccgcttcg from Misgurnus anguillicaudatus chromosome 20, ASM2758022v2, whole genome shotgun sequence includes the following:
- the LOC141351338 gene encoding interferon-inducible GTPase 5-like; this encodes MATCDDIKKVTQKEVKDVQNTTPDISSAENTTELEKEYDIIKPEELEEIKETISTLNLPTAILKLKNFVDQGERVELNIAVTGESGSGKSTFVNAFRGLGDEDEGSAKTGVVETTMETEVYLHPKYKNVKVWDLPGIGTPNFKADVYLEQVKFERYDFFIIIASDRFRECHAQLAKAIMKMEKKFYFVRSKIDANIAAEGRKKSFNLQKTLNVIREDCKKEMKNIGFDSPQIFLISCFDLGKYDFNRLQETMEKDLSKHKRRVLMLAIPNITLEINEKKKKALEYDIVKVSILSACVAAVPVPGLSFGVDLLIVNNEIEKYYSAFGLDDSSLQMLCERSGKTIEELKSVMKSPLHRGINPTTILSLLTAASLYASESAVEYACSLIPVFGTMVAGGMSYLTVSRMLRKTLHELAEDARNVLITALQTEVD